One genomic segment of Nonomuraea coxensis DSM 45129 includes these proteins:
- a CDS encoding TetR/AcrR family transcriptional regulator: MAQLRADARRNRERILAAAEEVFAERGASASTEEVAARAGVAIGTVFRHFPAKDDLIAAILKALLARLVSEAGELAASGDPETALFAFFTRVVEAAAARRTVAELLTGGGADLRLGGALRALDEPLGTLLRRAQEAGAVREDVRLEEVTALLAAASQAALLAGWTPELQDRTLEIIFRGCRP; encoded by the coding sequence GTGGCCCAGTTGCGTGCCGACGCCCGGCGCAACCGCGAGCGCATCCTGGCCGCCGCCGAGGAGGTCTTCGCCGAGCGTGGCGCGTCGGCGTCCACGGAGGAGGTGGCGGCCCGCGCAGGGGTGGCGATCGGCACGGTGTTCCGGCACTTCCCGGCCAAGGACGACCTGATCGCCGCCATACTCAAGGCACTGCTCGCCCGGCTGGTGTCCGAGGCCGGCGAGCTGGCGGCGAGTGGCGACCCGGAGACGGCGCTGTTCGCGTTCTTCACCCGTGTCGTGGAGGCGGCGGCGGCCCGCAGGACGGTGGCCGAGCTGCTCACGGGCGGCGGGGCGGACCTGCGGCTCGGCGGCGCGCTCCGGGCGCTGGACGAGCCCCTGGGCACGCTGCTGCGCCGCGCTCAGGAGGCCGGCGCGGTCCGCGAGGACGTACGGCTGGAGGAGGTCACCGCCCTGCTGGCGGCCGCCTCGCAGGCGGCCCTGCTGGCCGGCTGGACGCCGGAGCTGCAGGACCGCACACTGGAGATCATCTTCAGGGGCTGCCGGCCCTGA